A DNA window from Niabella yanshanensis contains the following coding sequences:
- a CDS encoding SMI1/KNR4 family protein, with the protein MTPLQKIKKLYSIPDHESDGFSETEVIALEKRLGIKLPKALRHYYLELGQNEAVNYSHNRLLKPGKDIQFSKDRYLVFYEENQAVSSWGIKEADLHLDNPPVWGNYGTKRKPDWYLETKATDLFFLLMAIYNGTLGGLRYNANYLQPIDTETYQLIEKSWTLVPEISWEKQEVYTNNFEAVISLSLDDRNNCAAIFTGTSNQEQFDYILDHIDVDWSYVSYEDEEAEDD; encoded by the coding sequence ATGACTCCATTACAAAAAATAAAAAAACTTTATAGCATACCGGATCATGAAAGTGATGGTTTTTCCGAAACCGAGGTAATAGCCCTTGAAAAAAGACTGGGTATAAAATTACCTAAAGCGCTTAGACATTATTACCTGGAGCTAGGACAAAATGAAGCGGTCAACTATTCTCATAACAGGCTTTTAAAACCCGGGAAGGATATTCAATTCTCTAAAGACCGGTATCTGGTTTTTTACGAAGAAAACCAGGCCGTATCATCCTGGGGTATCAAAGAGGCTGATCTGCACCTGGATAATCCGCCGGTTTGGGGGAATTACGGAACTAAAAGAAAGCCGGACTGGTATTTGGAAACAAAGGCCACCGACCTTTTCTTTTTGCTGATGGCCATCTATAATGGCACCCTGGGCGGATTGCGTTATAATGCCAACTATTTACAACCTATAGACACCGAAACCTATCAGCTTATCGAAAAGAGCTGGACATTGGTGCCTGAAATATCCTGGGAAAAACAAGAAGTATACACCAACAACTTTGAAGCAGTTATTAGCCTTTCGCTGGATGACCGTAACAATTGTGCCGCCATTTTTACCGGCACCAGCAACCAGGAACAGTTCGACTACATACTGGACCATATTGATGTCGACTGGTCGTATGTGTCTTATGAAGACGAGGAAGCGGAAGATGATTAA
- a CDS encoding protein-disulfide reductase DsbD family protein: protein MKRFLLSFWAVLSTLFLWAQDTTAVQLSVDQKRVNKDEVAITITAKTLKPGVALYALQKSPDDAVFSQVSFDSSLAGQLKGDLTEKGNIQSGLDSTLSLNVSYVTDSIQWIQTLNVAETDTLLVKGKATYMFKLGDEYPSVEKDFRLVVMPEAVKGENVTAAGKASGEENQSLLWIFVTAFAGGLLALLTPCVYSMIPVTVSFFTKRSKTKLEGRKNAVVYSLSIIFIFTFIGFLITLIWGPTALNDISTNWIFNLFIFLVFVVFGISFLGAFEITLPASWSNKADSRANASSFLGIFFMAMVLVVVSFSCTGPILGLLLPVIFKGGYAGPLIGFFGFSLALSIPFALFAFFPSWLNSLSKPGGWMNSIKVTLGFIELALALKFLSNADLAKNWRILDREIFIVLWIVIFLLLGLYLLGKLKFKHDDELPKNDFGIPYLSVTRLFFAIAAFSMVVYLTPGLWGAPLKGLGAFLPPMGTQDFNADDLPKGFDVSKLTAPASGRVTATPDNTLPHPVRFAEAMKKNEPDVVINNGMVTYFDYQEALEVARKLKKPLMLDFTGINCVNCRLMETQVWSDPEVMKLLKEDFVIASLFVDVHDETVMLPVAEQFYSEDLGKQVETLGDLNTHLQVSRFGSNSQPNYFFLDGKEERLLQDGYGYNPAKGVKEFKDWLLKAIETYKSR from the coding sequence ATGAAGCGTTTTTTATTATCATTTTGGGCGGTGTTATCCACGCTCTTTTTATGGGCACAGGACACTACGGCGGTACAGCTTTCTGTTGATCAGAAACGTGTTAATAAGGATGAAGTTGCCATCACGATTACAGCAAAGACATTGAAACCGGGAGTTGCTCTTTATGCGCTTCAGAAAAGCCCGGATGATGCAGTTTTTTCACAGGTGAGTTTCGACAGCAGCCTCGCCGGCCAATTAAAAGGGGATCTTACGGAGAAAGGAAATATTCAATCCGGGTTGGATTCAACGCTATCTTTAAATGTTTCTTATGTGACGGACTCTATTCAATGGATACAAACCTTGAACGTTGCTGAAACAGATACATTGCTGGTTAAAGGTAAAGCCACTTATATGTTTAAGCTGGGGGATGAATACCCTTCGGTTGAAAAAGACTTTCGCCTGGTTGTTATGCCAGAGGCAGTAAAAGGTGAAAATGTAACAGCTGCCGGAAAAGCGTCCGGTGAAGAAAATCAATCGTTATTGTGGATTTTTGTAACAGCATTTGCCGGCGGTTTGCTGGCATTGCTCACTCCCTGCGTGTACTCCATGATACCGGTTACGGTAAGCTTCTTTACCAAGCGAAGTAAGACAAAGCTGGAGGGCAGAAAGAATGCAGTGGTCTATTCTTTATCCATCATATTTATTTTTACATTTATCGGTTTTTTGATCACGCTGATCTGGGGGCCTACCGCTTTAAATGACATTTCTACTAACTGGATCTTCAACCTGTTTATCTTCTTGGTTTTTGTGGTGTTTGGTATTTCTTTTCTGGGAGCTTTTGAAATTACGCTGCCTGCTTCCTGGTCTAATAAAGCCGATTCAAGGGCCAATGCATCCAGTTTCCTGGGTATCTTCTTCATGGCGATGGTTTTAGTGGTAGTGTCTTTTAGTTGCACCGGACCCATACTGGGCCTTTTATTACCGGTTATATTTAAAGGAGGATACGCCGGTCCATTGATTGGTTTCTTTGGCTTTTCGCTGGCGCTTTCCATCCCGTTTGCGCTGTTTGCCTTTTTCCCTTCCTGGTTAAATAGTTTAAGCAAACCGGGCGGCTGGATGAATTCCATTAAAGTTACTCTTGGGTTTATTGAGTTGGCATTAGCGCTGAAGTTCCTGTCCAATGCAGACCTGGCTAAAAACTGGCGTATACTGGACCGAGAAATATTCATCGTGTTGTGGATTGTGATCTTCCTGTTACTTGGGCTTTATTTGCTTGGCAAGCTTAAATTCAAACATGATGATGAATTACCGAAGAACGATTTTGGTATACCTTACCTGTCTGTAACAAGGTTATTCTTTGCGATAGCTGCTTTTTCTATGGTGGTGTACCTTACACCTGGCTTATGGGGTGCTCCTTTAAAAGGTTTAGGTGCTTTCCTGCCTCCAATGGGTACCCAGGATTTCAATGCAGATGACCTGCCTAAGGGTTTTGATGTATCCAAATTAACAGCTCCGGCAAGCGGGAGAGTGACAGCAACACCTGATAATACATTGCCACACCCCGTAAGATTTGCTGAAGCTATGAAAAAGAATGAACCGGATGTAGTCATCAATAATGGTATGGTTACCTACTTCGATTACCAAGAAGCTTTAGAAGTTGCCAGGAAACTAAAAAAGCCATTAATGCTGGACTTTACAGGAATCAACTGCGTGAATTGCCGACTGATGGAAACACAGGTATGGAGCGATCCGGAAGTGATGAAATTGCTAAAAGAGGATTTTGTGATTGCTTCTTTGTTCGTGGACGTACATGATGAAACTGTGATGCTGCCGGTGGCAGAACAATTTTATTCTGAAGACCTGGGTAAGCAGGTTGAAACCCTGGGAGATCTGAATACACACCTGCAGGTGAGCCGTTTTGGCAGCAACTCTCAACCCAATTACTTCTTTTTAGATGGAAAAGAAGAACGTTTGTTGCAGGATGGCTATGGTTATAACCCTGCTAAAGGCGTTAAGGAATTTAAAGATTGGCTGCTCAAAGCTATTGAGACGTACAAGAGCAGATAA
- the rfbD gene encoding dTDP-4-dehydrorhamnose reductase, giving the protein MAQKTILVTGSNGQLGSDLRALAVQFPDFNFLFTDRATLSITDEAAVNLFFEVHQPDFCVNCAAYTAVDKAEDGAELSSVQALNADAVGFLARACTTYHTKFIQISTDYVFEGNGTEPYRETDLTQPVSVYGVTKLAGEQLAAEFTDAIIIRTAWVYSTFGKNFVKTMIRLMTEKPQISVVSDQYGTPTYAADLAAAIMHIISSGNWVPGIYHYTNEGRINWHEFALAIKELIHSECEVKAIPTIQYPTPAKRPAWSVLDKTKIKETYQLEIPDWKASLELCLGKMQ; this is encoded by the coding sequence ATGGCGCAAAAAACAATACTGGTTACCGGCTCCAATGGTCAATTGGGCTCAGATTTAAGGGCTTTAGCGGTTCAGTTCCCTGATTTCAATTTTTTGTTTACTGACCGGGCGACGCTTTCTATAACCGATGAAGCGGCTGTAAACCTTTTTTTTGAAGTGCATCAACCAGACTTTTGCGTTAACTGCGCTGCTTATACAGCGGTAGATAAAGCAGAAGATGGCGCTGAACTAAGTAGTGTTCAGGCTTTGAATGCAGATGCAGTGGGTTTCCTGGCCAGGGCTTGCACCACTTATCACACCAAATTCATCCAGATTTCAACTGATTATGTTTTTGAAGGGAATGGGACTGAGCCTTATAGGGAGACCGACCTAACACAGCCCGTAAGTGTTTATGGCGTTACTAAATTAGCAGGGGAGCAACTGGCAGCAGAGTTTACAGATGCCATTATTATTCGTACGGCCTGGGTATATTCTACCTTTGGAAAAAACTTTGTAAAAACCATGATCCGCCTGATGACAGAAAAACCACAAATAAGTGTTGTCAGCGATCAATATGGTACACCTACTTACGCAGCGGACCTGGCTGCAGCCATTATGCATATCATCAGCTCGGGTAACTGGGTACCGGGTATCTATCATTATACCAACGAGGGGCGCATTAACTGGCATGAGTTTGCCCTGGCTATTAAAGAGCTCATACATTCGGAATGTGAAGTAAAAGCCATTCCAACCATACAATACCCTACGCCGGCTAAACGGCCCGCATGGAGTGTTTTGGACAAAACCAAAATAAAAGAAACCTACCAGCTGGAAATTCCCGACTGGAAGGCCAGCCTGGAACTTTGCCTCGGAAAAATGCAATAA
- the rfbC gene encoding dTDP-4-dehydrorhamnose 3,5-epimerase: MPFTTTPLEGLLIFEPRVFEDSRGYFFEAYNKSQFEAEGLQYNFVQDNQSFSGYGVVRGLHYQQNPHAQCKLVRALAGRILDVAVDIRKNSPTYGQVFSIELTAGNKKQLLIPAGFAHGFSVLSETAVVMYKCDALYNKESEGGIIYNDPELAIDWQLPEGTAIVSDKDLVLPTLKACNNNF, translated from the coding sequence ATGCCGTTCACCACAACACCTTTAGAAGGATTATTGATATTTGAACCCAGGGTTTTTGAAGATAGCCGCGGGTACTTTTTTGAAGCGTACAACAAATCACAATTTGAGGCAGAAGGATTACAGTATAATTTTGTACAGGACAACCAGTCTTTTTCAGGTTACGGCGTGGTGAGAGGGTTGCATTACCAGCAAAACCCGCATGCGCAATGTAAGTTGGTTCGTGCTTTAGCGGGCAGAATACTGGATGTAGCAGTGGATATCCGTAAAAATTCACCCACTTACGGCCAGGTATTTTCCATAGAGCTGACCGCAGGAAATAAAAAGCAATTGTTGATTCCGGCAGGCTTTGCCCACGGTTTTTCCGTTTTAAGCGAAACAGCGGTAGTAATGTATAAATGTGATGCGCTATATAATAAGGAAAGCGAAGGAGGTATTATTTATAACGACCCGGAATTAGCGATTGATTGGCAATTGCCCGAAGGTACGGCCATAGTATCTGATAAAGACCTGGTATTACCTACTTTAAAAGCGTGTAACAATAATTTCTAA
- a CDS encoding nucleotide sugar dehydrogenase, translating to MYTNLVTKKAKLAVIGLGYVGLPIALAFAKKLSVIGFDINEERLNLMRQGVDPSKELDASAFKNTDILFTSSVDVLKEASFYIVAVPTPVDDKNIPDLHFITKASEIVGQVIKAGNYVVFESTVYPGCTEEDCLPVIERVSGLGNATDFKSGYSPERINPGDKVHTLSNITKIVSGCDAEALEEIAKVYELVVDAGVFRASSIKVAEAAKIVENTQRDLNIAFMNELSVIFDKLQINTFEVLEAAGTKWNFLKFQPGLVGGHCTGVDPYYLAYKAGRLDYKAQLILAARHINDAMAKYVAEKIVKHIIKSGINVGQAKVLVKGATFKENVSDIRNSKVAEIVKALQDFSVLVDVEDPYATSEELKKEYNIELQQEISADYDAVVIAVPHKDYLLLDDDYFCSITRPTALIADLKGIYRNKILNRKYYSL from the coding sequence ATGTACACCAACCTGGTAACAAAAAAAGCCAAGCTGGCTGTCATTGGCCTGGGGTACGTGGGGTTGCCCATTGCGCTCGCCTTCGCCAAAAAGCTTTCCGTTATCGGCTTTGATATCAATGAAGAGCGGCTGAACCTCATGAGGCAAGGTGTCGATCCCAGCAAAGAGCTGGATGCATCAGCTTTTAAAAACACGGACATTCTTTTTACCAGTTCTGTTGATGTATTAAAGGAAGCCAGCTTTTATATTGTTGCGGTACCTACACCGGTTGATGATAAAAATATTCCTGACCTGCATTTCATTACAAAAGCTTCTGAAATAGTCGGTCAGGTCATTAAGGCTGGCAACTATGTAGTTTTCGAATCTACGGTTTATCCGGGTTGTACGGAAGAAGATTGCCTGCCGGTAATAGAAAGAGTGTCCGGACTTGGCAATGCTACTGATTTTAAGTCAGGCTACTCTCCGGAAAGGATCAATCCCGGAGACAAAGTGCATACGCTGAGTAATATTACTAAGATAGTTTCCGGCTGTGATGCAGAGGCGTTAGAGGAAATTGCTAAAGTGTATGAGCTGGTAGTGGATGCAGGCGTATTCCGGGCTTCTTCCATCAAGGTAGCGGAGGCCGCCAAAATTGTAGAGAATACCCAACGGGATCTCAATATTGCTTTTATGAATGAGCTGTCGGTTATTTTTGATAAACTTCAAATTAATACGTTTGAAGTACTGGAAGCAGCGGGCACCAAGTGGAATTTTCTAAAGTTTCAACCAGGCCTGGTGGGTGGGCATTGCACCGGCGTAGATCCTTATTACCTGGCCTATAAGGCTGGACGGCTGGATTATAAAGCCCAATTAATATTGGCCGCCCGGCATATTAACGATGCAATGGCTAAGTATGTGGCCGAAAAAATAGTAAAACATATTATTAAATCCGGTATTAATGTCGGGCAGGCAAAAGTGCTGGTAAAGGGTGCCACATTTAAGGAGAATGTAAGTGATATCAGGAATAGCAAGGTGGCTGAGATAGTAAAAGCGTTACAGGATTTTTCGGTGCTGGTAGATGTGGAAGACCCCTATGCGACATCCGAAGAACTAAAAAAGGAGTATAATATCGAATTGCAACAGGAGATATCAGCCGATTACGATGCCGTGGTAATTGCAGTGCCGCATAAGGATTATTTATTGCTCGACGACGACTATTTTTGCAGCATTACCCGGCCAACAGCCCTTATCGCAGATTTGAAAGGTATCTATCGGAATAAAATTTTAAACAGAAAATATTATAGTTTATAA
- a CDS encoding DegT/DnrJ/EryC1/StrS family aminotransferase, which yields MRPIQMVDTRSQYLKIKSEVDNAVLEVLDSSAFINGPAVKEFSQNLANYLDVKHVIPCANGTDALQIALMALDLQPGDEVITPSFTFIATTEVVALLQLKPVFVEVDKHTFCIDVHELESRITPRTKVILPVHLYGQAANMEAIMAIAEKYNLYVIEDNAQAIGADFTFLDGTIKKTGTIGHIGCTSFYPSKNLGAFGDGGAICTNDDELAAKMQMIANHGQSKRYYHDVVGCNSRLDSVQAAILNIKLKHLDAYNGARQAVAAYYDKAFGSTNKLTVPARADFASHVYHQYTLLLNEVDREGLVAFLAERKIPAMIYYPVPGHKQKMFAHFNTENQELPITDWLTERVVSLPVHTEMDEEQLAYITSAVLEFVNQ from the coding sequence ATGCGTCCTATCCAGATGGTTGATACCCGCAGCCAGTATCTTAAAATTAAGAGTGAAGTTGATAATGCAGTGTTGGAAGTGCTGGATAGTAGCGCCTTTATTAATGGCCCCGCTGTAAAGGAATTTTCACAAAACCTGGCAAATTACCTGGATGTGAAACATGTGATTCCCTGTGCTAATGGTACCGATGCTTTACAGATTGCCTTAATGGCCTTAGACCTGCAGCCTGGTGATGAGGTGATTACACCTTCTTTTACGTTTATAGCCACCACCGAAGTGGTCGCTCTTTTACAATTGAAGCCTGTATTTGTTGAGGTAGACAAGCATACATTTTGCATAGATGTTCACGAGCTGGAAAGCAGGATAACTCCCAGAACCAAAGTGATACTTCCGGTGCATCTCTATGGCCAGGCAGCGAATATGGAAGCCATCATGGCTATTGCTGAAAAGTATAACCTGTATGTAATAGAAGATAATGCGCAGGCTATAGGCGCTGATTTTACGTTTTTGGATGGCACCATAAAAAAAACGGGTACGATCGGGCATATCGGATGTACCTCTTTTTACCCCAGCAAGAACCTGGGCGCTTTTGGGGACGGGGGGGCTATTTGCACCAATGACGACGAGCTGGCAGCTAAAATGCAAATGATCGCCAACCACGGCCAAAGCAAAAGATATTATCATGATGTGGTAGGTTGCAACAGCCGTTTGGACAGCGTGCAGGCTGCTATACTCAATATTAAGCTAAAGCATTTAGACGCTTATAATGGAGCCCGTCAGGCAGTGGCGGCTTATTATGATAAAGCATTTGGCAGCACCAATAAGTTAACGGTTCCTGCCAGGGCCGATTTTGCCAGTCATGTATACCACCAGTATACCTTGCTGCTTAATGAGGTGGATAGAGAAGGTCTGGTAGCTTTTTTGGCCGAAAGGAAAATTCCAGCAATGATCTATTACCCCGTTCCGGGTCATAAGCAAAAAATGTTTGCGCATTTCAATACGGAAAACCAGGAGTTGCCCATTACCGACTGGTTAACAGAGCGGGTGGTTTCTCTGCCTGTTCATACAGAAATGGATGAGGAGCAGCTCGCTTATATTACCAGTGCTGTTCTGGAATTTGTAAATCAATAA
- a CDS encoding 3-deoxy-D-manno-octulosonic acid transferase produces the protein MYNISVRLYQLAILIASLFNKKAKLWLEGRKDIFNRLQKAVGNEEKIIWMHCASLGEFEQGRPVLEQLRLQYPQHRLLLTFFSPSGYEIRKNYTGVDWVFYLPLDTRINAEQFINIVKPSLSIFVKYEYWYHYLNQLHQKNIPVLLISAIFRANAPFFKWYGGVHRAMANYFSQLFVQNQESYERISVIVPSEKITLAGDTRFDRVKTIADSFERLPLIEQFITGKKILVAGSTWPEDEQMLKKLLEKQDNLSLIIAPHEITDTHLRFLRETFSGAAFYSELKKVNNGASAARVLIVDNIGMLSKLYYYSMVSYIGGGFKKSGIHNTLEAAVYGKPVLFGPNYQKFAEAIGLIKSKGAFTYTTDTELTQLTQSLLNHEEQLMQYSHNAGEFVAAHTGATNLILRWLRKTAF, from the coding sequence ATGTATAATATTTCCGTAAGGCTGTATCAGTTGGCTATTTTGATCGCCTCCTTATTCAATAAAAAGGCGAAACTCTGGCTGGAGGGAAGGAAAGATATTTTCAACAGGTTGCAAAAGGCTGTTGGTAACGAAGAAAAAATAATCTGGATGCACTGCGCTTCCCTGGGCGAATTTGAGCAGGGAAGACCGGTTTTGGAGCAGTTAAGACTGCAATATCCGCAGCATCGGTTATTACTCACCTTCTTCTCTCCTTCCGGCTATGAAATAAGGAAAAACTATACCGGTGTTGACTGGGTATTTTACCTGCCGCTTGATACCAGGATCAATGCCGAGCAATTCATTAATATTGTAAAACCCTCGCTATCCATCTTTGTTAAATACGAATACTGGTACCATTATCTCAACCAACTGCATCAAAAAAATATACCGGTACTACTTATTTCCGCGATTTTCAGGGCCAATGCACCTTTTTTCAAATGGTATGGTGGCGTACACCGCGCAATGGCTAATTATTTCAGCCAGTTATTTGTGCAAAACCAGGAGAGTTACGAAAGAATATCGGTTATTGTTCCCTCCGAAAAGATCACTCTAGCCGGGGATACCCGCTTCGATCGCGTGAAAACCATAGCTGACAGTTTTGAGCGGCTTCCTTTAATCGAACAGTTTATCACCGGTAAAAAAATACTGGTAGCAGGCAGCACCTGGCCCGAGGATGAGCAGATGCTAAAAAAGCTACTGGAAAAGCAGGACAATCTTTCGTTAATTATTGCGCCCCATGAAATTACCGACACCCATCTCCGGTTTTTAAGAGAAACTTTTAGCGGCGCAGCTTTCTACTCAGAACTCAAAAAAGTAAATAATGGTGCCTCTGCGGCCCGGGTGCTGATCGTTGACAATATAGGCATGCTCTCCAAACTGTACTATTACAGCATGGTGAGCTATATTGGCGGTGGCTTTAAGAAATCGGGAATTCATAACACGCTGGAGGCAGCGGTGTATGGTAAACCGGTATTATTTGGTCCTAATTACCAGAAATTTGCTGAAGCCATTGGCTTAATAAAAAGTAAAGGTGCATTCACGTATACAACTGACACTGAGTTAACACAGTTAACTCAATCCCTTCTTAACCATGAGGAACAATTAATGCAATATAGCCATAACGCAGGTGAATTTGTTGCAGCACATACAGGTGCAACCAATCTAATCCTGCGTTGGCTCAGGAAAACCGCCTTTTAA
- a CDS encoding thymidine kinase: MFIEPNLSGERRGWIEVICGSMFSGKTEELIRRLKRVKFANLKVEIFKPAIDTRYDELNIVSHDTNAIHSTPIDNSQKILLMAQDADVIGIDEAQFFDDGLPDVCDKLAYHGIRVIVAGLDMDFTGKPFGQMPFIMAKADYVTKLHAICVKCGNIANYSYRKIPDDDQVMLGAMDAYEPRCRVCYNEKKEL; the protein is encoded by the coding sequence ATGTTTATTGAACCCAATTTAAGCGGAGAGCGGCGTGGCTGGATCGAAGTGATCTGCGGCTCTATGTTTAGTGGCAAAACGGAGGAGTTAATTCGCCGCCTGAAGCGCGTGAAATTTGCCAACCTTAAAGTGGAAATCTTTAAACCAGCCATTGATACCAGGTATGATGAACTAAATATAGTTTCTCACGATACCAATGCGATTCATTCAACTCCGATAGATAATTCGCAAAAAATATTGCTGATGGCGCAGGATGCTGATGTGATAGGTATTGATGAAGCTCAATTTTTTGATGACGGCTTACCTGATGTTTGCGATAAGCTGGCTTACCACGGGATCAGGGTGATTGTAGCCGGCCTGGATATGGATTTTACCGGTAAACCATTTGGCCAAATGCCGTTTATAATGGCTAAAGCTGATTATGTAACGAAACTCCACGCCATTTGTGTAAAATGTGGCAATATTGCCAACTACTCGTATCGAAAGATCCCGGATGATGACCAGGTAATGCTGGGTGCTATGGATGCTTACGAACCCCGCTGTCGCGTGTGCTATAACGAGAAAAAAGAACTTTGA
- a CDS encoding heme exporter protein CcmB, with the protein MKSILTLFKKELVLEVRQQYSFYGILLYMGATIFVLFLAIQEPEKEIWNGLFWVIQLFICINAVAKSFMQESRARMLYFYTISSPAHFMVAKLLFNSLLMLLMTLTSLVLFFAFIGNPVQKMLPFTGLSLLGGFSLSMVFTFLAAIAAKARQNAAIMAVLGFPLIVPQLMLLMKLSAAAFTTQQGFEWSDVLLLVALDFLVGLLSVILFPFLWRD; encoded by the coding sequence TTGAAATCGATTCTTACCTTATTCAAAAAAGAATTAGTACTGGAAGTGCGTCAGCAATATAGCTTCTACGGCATATTACTGTATATGGGCGCTACTATTTTTGTATTGTTTTTGGCAATACAGGAACCCGAAAAAGAGATCTGGAATGGCTTGTTCTGGGTAATACAACTATTTATTTGTATTAATGCAGTAGCCAAAAGCTTTATGCAGGAAAGCCGGGCGCGTATGCTTTATTTTTATACAATATCTTCGCCAGCCCATTTTATGGTGGCCAAATTGCTGTTTAACAGCCTGCTGATGTTACTGATGACCCTTACCAGCCTCGTGCTGTTCTTCGCCTTCATCGGTAATCCGGTTCAAAAAATGCTTCCCTTTACCGGTTTGAGTTTACTGGGTGGATTCAGCCTGAGCATGGTATTTACGTTTTTGGCAGCCATTGCCGCCAAGGCCAGGCAAAATGCCGCAATAATGGCCGTTTTAGGCTTTCCGCTCATTGTGCCGCAATTGATGCTCCTGATGAAATTATCTGCTGCTGCCTTCACTACGCAACAGGGTTTTGAATGGAGCGATGTGCTGCTGCTGGTTGCCCTGGACTTCCTGGTAGGACTTCTGTCTGTTATTCTATTTCCTTTTTTATGGAGGGACTGA
- a CDS encoding ABC transporter permease, whose product MRKAWWKILCVLLLVYAVVGGLLINIPNLPVLGETIRNVFYHVGMWAAMFVLFTCSLVHSIRYLSKNNLKNDIAANQYASVGIVFGLLGYATGAVWASYTWADPNNPAFDSFSAVAREPKLIGTAVALLIYFAYFILRSSIQDIDQKARISAVYNIFAFAMLFPTIMVVPRLLPSLHPGQEGNPALNFKDSSPAMRMIQYPAFIGWSLLGVWIATLKIRFNYVKEKNFIK is encoded by the coding sequence ATGAGGAAAGCATGGTGGAAGATTCTCTGTGTGCTATTACTGGTATACGCGGTGGTAGGTGGCTTATTGATAAATATACCTAACCTGCCGGTGCTGGGAGAAACCATCCGCAACGTTTTCTATCATGTGGGCATGTGGGCAGCCATGTTTGTATTATTTACCTGCTCGCTGGTGCATTCTATTCGATATTTAAGCAAGAACAATTTAAAGAATGATATCGCTGCCAATCAATACGCTTCTGTAGGCATCGTATTCGGGCTGTTAGGTTACGCTACCGGCGCTGTTTGGGCCAGTTATACATGGGCCGATCCTAACAACCCGGCTTTTGACTCTTTTAGCGCAGTTGCCCGCGAGCCTAAGTTAATCGGTACAGCCGTAGCATTGCTGATCTATTTCGCCTATTTTATTTTAAGAAGCTCGATCCAGGATATAGATCAAAAGGCACGGATCAGTGCGGTATACAATATTTTTGCTTTCGCGATGCTGTTTCCTACCATTATGGTAGTGCCCAGGTTGTTACCCAGCCTGCACCCCGGACAGGAAGGAAACCCTGCGTTGAACTTTAAAGATTCAAGTCCGGCTATGCGTATGATCCAGTACCCGGCATTTATCGGTTGGTCTTTATTAGGGGTATGGATTGCAACGCTTAAAATAAGATTCAACTACGTAAAAGAAAAAAATTTTATTAAATAA
- a CDS encoding CcmD family protein, with translation MKFLMFVLFLLPLLANAQAKENLMYSSGRIYVVIAVILIILIGLILYLIRIEKKVKKLEEGNTNV, from the coding sequence ATGAAGTTTTTGATGTTTGTTTTGTTCCTGCTTCCTTTGCTGGCTAATGCGCAGGCCAAAGAAAACCTGATGTATAGCAGCGGGAGGATCTATGTAGTAATTGCCGTTATACTGATCATCCTTATCGGTTTGATTCTTTATTTAATAAGAATAGAAAAAAAGGTAAAAAAGCTGGAAGAAGGTAATACTAACGTATAG